A region of Candidatus Poribacteria bacterium DNA encodes the following proteins:
- a CDS encoding aldose 1-epimerase has protein sequence MTGILMLRQSGGIWWHARRIGIGCALFFLSTLFINADGEKTMAHTTYSVVIKTVESFQVYYIQQDGKAVAEIIPALGNNCYAFKVADAETWLNLIDAPPDLATLEERPTAYGNPILFPFPNRIRNGTWQFEGETYRFDKEPESPTTIHGLLLNLPYQVESHVADEDGATLICSLNSQDFPDVGRQYPFPFRVEITYALKDAVLTMGIAIRNTGDRNMPMGFGIHPYFSTNLTGTADASQSLITVPAAKYWELDEVLVPTGKQNGVAGTLDLRNGQPFGKLKLDHVFTDVQWVDGVSRCRIENRDTGHTLVMESDAIFRELVVYTPPDRDAICFEPYTCPTDAINLEARGIPAGVIVLAPNETFSGTVSFRLQ, from the coding sequence ATGACTGGCATTTTGATGCTCCGTCAATCCGGTGGAATTTGGTGGCACGCGCGCCGCATCGGAATTGGTTGTGCCCTTTTCTTCCTTTCAACTTTATTCATAAACGCAGATGGAGAGAAAACGATGGCGCATACAACGTATTCAGTTGTGATCAAGACGGTCGAGAGTTTTCAAGTTTACTACATCCAACAGGATGGAAAGGCTGTCGCTGAGATCATCCCTGCACTCGGTAATAACTGCTACGCCTTCAAGGTCGCAGATGCGGAGACTTGGTTGAACCTGATAGATGCCCCGCCGGATCTCGCCACCTTGGAGGAACGCCCGACCGCTTACGGTAATCCGATTCTGTTTCCTTTCCCCAACCGAATCCGCAACGGCACGTGGCAATTTGAGGGAGAAACCTATCGGTTTGACAAAGAACCGGAATCTCCAACAACAATCCACGGTCTGTTGTTGAATCTACCCTATCAGGTCGAGAGCCATGTCGCCGATGAAGACGGGGCAACGCTCATCTGCTCACTTAATTCTCAAGATTTTCCCGATGTCGGTCGGCAGTATCCGTTCCCTTTCAGAGTTGAGATTACCTATGCACTCAAAGATGCCGTCTTAACGATGGGAATTGCTATTAGAAATACAGGCGATCGGAACATGCCGATGGGATTCGGAATCCACCCCTATTTTAGCACGAACTTGACCGGGACAGCGGACGCATCACAGTCATTGATTACAGTTCCCGCCGCTAAATACTGGGAATTAGACGAGGTCCTCGTGCCAACAGGTAAACAAAACGGGGTCGCTGGCACGCTTGACCTACGCAACGGACAGCCCTTCGGGAAACTCAAACTTGACCATGTCTTTACGGACGTTCAATGGGTTGACGGCGTGAGTCGATGCCGCATTGAGAATCGGGACACTGGGCACACCCTGGTGATGGAATCGGATGCAATATTCAGGGAACTGGTGGTCTATACACCCCCTGATAGGGATGCCATCTGTTTTGAGCCTTACACCTGTCCGACGGACGCCATCAATTTGGAGGCGCGAGGGATCCCCGCGGGTGTGATAGTGCTTGCCCCGAATGAAACGTTCTCTGGAACCGTTAGTTTTAGGTTACAGTAA
- a CDS encoding ThuA domain-containing protein: MKIAVVTGEHGFQEKQFDAVFESMEGVQFVREDLDEFVDDPSQKDYDTVVFYNFHRPYPTDAQAQAILGLTERGQGMIILHHAILAFPEWDAYSEMCGIHERDFGYYPRQTLQVQIADTTHPITEGLTDWEMGDETYTMKSAGDDSSILLTVDHPNSMDVLGWARGYGNSRIFCFQSGHDDVTFSNPNFREVLSRGIYWCANAS; the protein is encoded by the coding sequence ATGAAAATCGCAGTCGTAACCGGTGAACACGGATTTCAGGAAAAACAGTTTGACGCCGTATTTGAGAGTATGGAAGGCGTTCAATTCGTCCGGGAGGACCTCGACGAATTTGTGGACGACCCCAGTCAAAAGGACTACGATACCGTCGTCTTTTACAACTTTCACCGTCCGTATCCGACGGATGCACAAGCGCAGGCGATTCTCGGTTTGACGGAACGTGGACAGGGCATGATAATTCTGCATCACGCCATCTTAGCGTTCCCAGAATGGGATGCCTATTCCGAAATGTGCGGTATCCATGAACGCGACTTTGGCTACTATCCGCGACAGACGCTACAGGTACAAATCGCCGATACCACGCATCCAATCACGGAAGGACTCACCGACTGGGAGATGGGCGACGAAACCTATACCATGAAGTCCGCGGGTGATGATAGTTCGATCCTGTTAACGGTCGATCATCCAAACAGTATGGATGTGCTGGGATGGGCGCGTGGATACGGTAATTCCCGTATCTTCTGTTTCCAGAGCGGACACGACGATGTTACCTTTTCCAATCCAAACTTCCGAGAGGTACTAAGCCGCGGCATCTACTGGTGTGCCAACGCATCATAG